A portion of the Planctomycetota bacterium genome contains these proteins:
- a CDS encoding redoxin domain-containing protein, whose translation MKVSRIALALGALLAAAGTAAADDVRAEVGKPAPDFTLPDTDGKSVKLSSFRGRIVVLEWINPDCPVCKRVFTTGVVRKMLEEVKAASPDVVYLPISTTHYMTPDRIAAYLKENGIDAKGLMDTDGKVGRIYDARTTPHLYVIDAQGVLRYAGAIDDDPSGKKPGAENYVVKAVKAIVAGQKVSPETTKPYGCSVKYKG comes from the coding sequence ATGAAGGTTTCCCGCATCGCGCTGGCGCTGGGAGCGCTCCTGGCGGCCGCAGGGACGGCGGCGGCCGACGACGTCCGGGCGGAAGTCGGCAAGCCCGCCCCGGACTTCACTCTGCCGGACACGGACGGCAAGTCCGTCAAGCTCTCGTCGTTTCGAGGCAGGATCGTGGTGCTGGAGTGGATCAATCCGGACTGCCCGGTCTGCAAGCGCGTCTTCACGACGGGCGTGGTCCGCAAGATGCTCGAGGAGGTCAAGGCGGCTTCGCCGGACGTGGTCTATCTGCCCATCAGCACGACGCACTACATGACTCCGGACAGGATCGCCGCGTATCTCAAGGAGAACGGCATCGACGCCAAGGGGCTCATGGACACGGACGGCAAGGTGGGGCGGATCTACGACGCGCGCACGACGCCCCATCTCTACGTCATCGACGCGCAGGGCGTTCTCCGCTACGCGGGGGCGATCGACGACGACCCCTCGGGCAAGAAGCCGGGGGCGGAGAACTACGTGGTCAAGGCGGTGAAGGCCATCGTTGCGGGGCAGAAGGTGTCGCCCGAGACGACGAAGCCCTACGGCTGCTCGGTGAAGTACAAAGGCTAG